One genomic region from Haloarcula sp. DT43 encodes:
- a CDS encoding class 1 fructose-bisphosphatase: MNTLDEIERAVKDTAHYVSGNLANYANRAAGENPSGEQQVGGDVWADDLFFDALAYIDGVGAYASEERSDVVDCGEGYSVAIDPLDGSANLASNNSVGTILGVYDADLPASGRSMVASLMVLYGPYTTLTIARTDRDVVQEHLLRDGHSERWGQFELPAEATVVGLAGKKSERSDAFNDIAKSFERDLKLRYGGATVADLAQVLEYGGLFGYPATTVYPGGKLRIHFESAPLAYLVEAAGGASSDGSQSLLDVEPDGLHDRTPTFLGNTELVDELEAGLSDA, translated from the coding sequence GTGAACACGCTCGACGAGATAGAACGGGCGGTCAAGGACACGGCCCACTACGTCAGCGGCAACCTGGCGAACTACGCCAACAGAGCGGCCGGCGAGAACCCCAGCGGCGAGCAACAGGTCGGCGGCGACGTGTGGGCCGACGACCTGTTTTTCGACGCGCTCGCGTACATCGACGGCGTCGGCGCGTACGCCAGCGAGGAGCGAAGCGACGTGGTCGACTGCGGCGAGGGCTACAGCGTCGCCATCGACCCGCTCGACGGCTCCGCGAATCTCGCGTCGAACAACTCCGTGGGGACGATACTCGGCGTCTACGACGCCGACCTGCCCGCGAGCGGGCGGTCGATGGTCGCCTCGCTGATGGTGCTGTACGGCCCCTACACGACGCTGACTATCGCCAGGACCGACCGCGACGTCGTCCAGGAACACCTCCTCCGGGACGGGCACAGCGAGCGCTGGGGCCAGTTCGAACTGCCGGCGGAGGCCACCGTGGTCGGTCTGGCGGGCAAGAAAAGCGAGCGAAGCGACGCGTTCAACGACATCGCCAAGTCCTTCGAGCGTGACCTGAAGCTCCGCTACGGCGGCGCGACCGTCGCCGACCTGGCGCAGGTGCTGGAATACGGCGGCCTGTTCGGGTACCCAGCGACGACGGTGTACCCCGGCGGGAAGCTCCGGATACACTTCGAATCGGCCCCGCTCGCGTACCTCGTGGAGGCCGCCGGCGGGGCGTCCAGCGACGGCTCGCAGTCCCTGCTGGATGTCGAACCGGACGGCCTCCACGACCGGACGCCAACGTTCCTCGGCAACACCGAACTGGTAGACGAACTCGAAGCGGGGCTCTCGGACGCGTAA
- a CDS encoding metallophosphoesterase, which produces MRVEPLPSAPAATVDTGDERLLAVADYHAGIEAGLRYEGVELQSTADERRERLLSCLDRARADRLVVVGDLGHAIGDPFEEERAELATLFEALDVPVTVVKGNHDGGLADVVADLGADAEVTPGHGTRIGAVGFAHGHTWPAPDLLEADVLCVGHEHPVVRLEDSVGGARKQRAWLRGSLATEPFSDRFDRPVPDAPDVVVFPAFNDRSGGTWVNVDGQSFLAPFLPEGMTSVEAFLLDGTRLGPYQRI; this is translated from the coding sequence ATGCGCGTCGAACCGCTCCCCAGCGCACCGGCGGCGACCGTCGACACCGGCGACGAGCGACTGCTCGCGGTGGCGGACTACCACGCCGGCATCGAAGCGGGACTGCGCTACGAGGGCGTCGAACTGCAGTCCACCGCCGACGAGCGCCGCGAGCGCCTGCTGTCGTGTCTGGACCGCGCCCGCGCCGACCGGCTGGTGGTCGTCGGCGACCTGGGCCACGCCATCGGCGACCCGTTCGAGGAGGAGCGCGCGGAGCTCGCGACGCTCTTCGAGGCGCTGGACGTGCCCGTGACGGTCGTGAAGGGCAACCACGACGGCGGTCTGGCGGACGTGGTGGCAGACCTCGGGGCCGACGCCGAGGTGACGCCGGGCCACGGGACCCGCATCGGCGCGGTCGGGTTCGCGCACGGCCACACCTGGCCCGCACCCGACCTGCTCGAAGCCGACGTGCTCTGTGTCGGCCACGAGCACCCGGTCGTCCGACTGGAGGACAGCGTCGGCGGGGCGCGGAAACAGCGGGCCTGGCTCCGCGGCTCGCTGGCGACCGAGCCCTTCAGCGACCGGTTCGACCGGCCGGTCCCGGACGCGCCGGACGTCGTCGTCTTCCCGGCGTTCAACGACCGCTCCGGCGGGACGTGGGTCAACGTCGACGGCCAGTCGTTCCTCGCGCCGTTCCTGCCAGAAGGGATGACCAGCGTCGAGGCGTTCCTGCTCGACGGCACGCGGTTGGGCCCGTACCAGCGGATTTGA
- a CDS encoding SRPBCC family protein, with the protein MTVHTSADRWLDAPVETVFAFMDEPSNQAAVTPSLTRAERIERLPNAGNRAAYEYTIFGVTCTGEVAASTYEPPERIVYDLSGDLSGRIALRFEPEDGGTRLTYAVDYEVPGPLPGPLLAPLVRWYNRREVRRLLANVAEAVEGNVQATAGTA; encoded by the coding sequence ATGACGGTCCACACGTCCGCCGACCGCTGGCTCGACGCGCCGGTCGAGACGGTGTTCGCGTTCATGGACGAGCCGTCGAACCAGGCGGCGGTCACGCCGAGCCTGACCCGCGCCGAGCGCATCGAGCGGCTGCCAAACGCCGGAAACCGCGCGGCCTACGAGTACACGATATTCGGCGTCACCTGCACCGGCGAGGTCGCGGCGTCGACGTACGAACCGCCCGAGCGCATCGTCTACGACCTGAGCGGCGACCTGTCGGGCCGCATCGCGTTGCGGTTCGAGCCGGAAGACGGCGGGACGCGGCTCACCTACGCGGTCGACTACGAGGTCCCGGGGCCGCTCCCCGGGCCCCTCCTCGCGCCGCTGGTCAGGTGGTACAACCGCCGGGAGGTACGGCGACTCCTGGCAAACGTCGCCGAGGCAGTCGAAGGCAACGTGCAGGCCACCGCCGGCACAGCGTAA
- a CDS encoding sporulation protein, protein MKGVLSRIGIGSATVDTILPTDTVRAGDSVRAEVHVEGGTTDQEVDAVYFALETEYKSDEGSKDAIIDQWQLTEPFTIEAGEERRFETTIDVPRETPVTTRSTAVEIETGLDISMAVDPGDADYVEVEPTRRTQAVFDALASLGFSLHASSCAATAGSLFTTSTTFVQEFEFRPENGEFAGEVDEVEVVPVFGDDGLAVYVEVDRSAGLLSEVTDADERHTKLTVDAADPEAVEPRLAAAIRDLR, encoded by the coding sequence ATGAAAGGCGTCCTCTCCCGAATCGGCATCGGGTCGGCCACCGTCGACACGATTCTCCCGACAGACACCGTCAGAGCCGGCGACTCGGTCCGGGCCGAAGTCCACGTCGAGGGCGGGACGACGGACCAGGAGGTCGACGCGGTCTACTTCGCCCTGGAGACCGAGTACAAGTCCGACGAGGGGTCGAAGGACGCAATCATCGACCAGTGGCAGCTCACCGAGCCGTTCACCATCGAGGCCGGCGAGGAGCGGCGCTTCGAGACCACTATCGACGTTCCCCGGGAGACGCCGGTGACCACACGCTCGACGGCCGTCGAAATCGAGACCGGCCTCGACATCTCGATGGCGGTCGACCCCGGCGACGCGGACTACGTCGAGGTCGAGCCGACGCGGCGCACGCAGGCGGTGTTCGACGCGCTGGCCTCGCTCGGGTTCTCGCTTCACGCCTCCTCCTGTGCGGCGACAGCCGGGAGCCTGTTTACGACCTCAACGACGTTCGTCCAGGAGTTCGAGTTCCGGCCCGAGAACGGCGAGTTCGCCGGCGAGGTCGACGAGGTCGAGGTCGTCCCGGTGTTCGGCGACGACGGGCTGGCGGTGTACGTCGAGGTCGACCGCAGCGCGGGACTGCTCTCGGAGGTGACGGATGCGGACGAACGGCACACGAAACTCACCGTCGACGCGGCGGACCCGGAAGCCGTCGAACCTCGGCTCGCGGCGGCGATTCGGGACCTGCGCTAG
- a CDS encoding MutS-related protein: MRLEEYWGIGPKTSELLTEALGVERAIEAIESADTRALTTAGLSRGRATRILRRASGAESMDLLATRDTRDVYKELLDLAEEYAVTEDAADSIRVLTPLPTREAMDERLDDVLEARDTWADLAEEAQRAVLGAFEDYDAAGGELAAVDVALALRDTGVESGVFEPLAALDRDSLATGRAALAGLAGDGDSVGEGADDELDRLRDQLAQIEDLAAASMEVVEAVQEGARRPDEFQDALVRHVTSETGVDAARVRDAMPREATDARDFVDVALRELRTTLRTDVREREQAVADRLEDDLAAAREDIDAAIEAVDDIAFSVSLARFAIAFDLTRPTFVEDRKTIAVKRARNLTIADAESVQPVTYAIGDHTLELDRANRPPSGDRVAVLTGANSGGKTTLLETLCQVQLLAQMGLPVPAAAAEVSVVDTVVFHRRHASFNAGVLESTLRSVVPPLTESDRTLMLVDEFEAITEPGSAADLLHGLVTLTVDRDALGVFVTHLADDLEPLPTEARTDGIFAEGLDQDLDLQVDYQPRFGTVGKSTPEFIVSRLVANATDPVERSGFETLATAVGEEAVQRTLSDALWTDE; this comes from the coding sequence ATGCGACTGGAGGAGTACTGGGGCATCGGCCCGAAGACGTCCGAGCTGCTCACCGAGGCGCTGGGCGTCGAGCGGGCCATCGAGGCCATCGAGTCGGCGGACACGCGCGCGCTAACCACGGCCGGCCTCTCCCGGGGGCGAGCGACGCGCATCCTCCGGCGGGCCAGCGGGGCCGAGTCGATGGACCTGCTCGCCACCAGGGACACCCGCGACGTGTACAAGGAACTGCTGGACCTCGCCGAGGAGTACGCGGTCACCGAGGACGCGGCCGACAGCATCCGCGTGCTGACGCCGCTACCGACCCGCGAGGCGATGGACGAGCGCTTAGACGACGTGCTCGAAGCGCGGGACACGTGGGCAGACCTCGCGGAGGAAGCCCAGCGGGCCGTCCTCGGCGCGTTCGAGGACTACGACGCCGCCGGGGGCGAACTGGCCGCGGTGGACGTGGCGCTCGCGCTCCGGGACACCGGCGTCGAGAGCGGCGTGTTCGAGCCGCTCGCCGCCCTCGACCGCGACTCCCTGGCGACCGGCCGGGCTGCGCTCGCCGGTCTCGCGGGCGACGGCGACTCCGTCGGCGAGGGGGCCGACGATGAACTGGACCGCCTGCGCGACCAGCTCGCGCAAATTGAGGACCTCGCGGCCGCCTCGATGGAGGTCGTCGAGGCCGTCCAGGAGGGCGCGCGGCGGCCCGACGAGTTCCAGGACGCACTGGTGCGCCACGTCACGAGCGAGACCGGCGTCGACGCCGCCAGGGTCCGGGACGCGATGCCCCGCGAGGCGACCGACGCCCGGGACTTCGTCGACGTGGCGCTCCGGGAACTCCGGACCACGCTGCGGACCGACGTCCGGGAGCGCGAGCAGGCGGTCGCCGACCGGCTGGAGGACGACCTCGCGGCCGCCCGGGAGGACATCGACGCCGCAATCGAGGCGGTGGACGACATCGCCTTCTCGGTGTCGCTGGCCCGCTTCGCCATCGCGTTCGACCTGACCCGCCCCACCTTCGTCGAGGACCGCAAGACTATCGCAGTGAAACGGGCCCGCAACCTCACCATCGCCGACGCCGAGAGCGTCCAGCCGGTCACCTACGCCATCGGCGACCACACGCTGGAGCTAGACCGGGCGAACCGACCGCCCAGCGGCGACCGGGTGGCCGTCCTGACCGGCGCGAACTCCGGCGGGAAGACGACCCTGCTGGAGACGCTGTGTCAGGTCCAGTTGCTCGCCCAGATGGGGCTGCCCGTGCCCGCCGCAGCCGCCGAGGTGAGCGTCGTCGACACCGTGGTGTTCCACCGCCGGCACGCCTCCTTCAACGCCGGCGTCCTCGAATCGACGCTGCGGTCGGTCGTCCCGCCGCTGACCGAGAGCGACCGGACGCTGATGCTCGTCGACGAGTTCGAGGCCATCACCGAGCCCGGGTCCGCCGCCGACCTCCTGCACGGGCTGGTGACCCTGACCGTCGACCGCGACGCCCTGGGCGTGTTCGTCACGCACCTCGCCGACGACCTCGAACCCCTCCCGACGGAAGCCCGCACCGACGGCATCTTCGCCGAGGGACTGGACCAGGACCTTGACCTCCAGGTCGACTACCAGCCCCGCTTTGGCACCGTCGGCAAGTCCACGCCCGAGTTCATCGTCTCCCGGCTGGTCGCCAACGCCACCGACCCCGTCGAGCGCAGCGGTTTCGAGACGCTCGCCACGGCCGTCGGCGAGGAGGCGGTCCAGCGGACGCTCTCGGACGCGCTCTGGACCGACGAGTAA
- a CDS encoding zinc ribbon domain-containing protein: MTERREASDPACPECGEPLEPTAVACPSCEAALLSDEQAEMLDEHLAETLASMESGAPTWAVALTGLSLGVAVAPLVLYAVVIVAGGLSVPVTVGVLLAGWLGPAAYLSRLRNPSEVLARGLYLVVAGVAVVVFAVGYEVFLADGPSVVSEGTALVSLVLAVPAALGALIARRAARRADRQARGEPGPLRERFGPDDDEPGN, encoded by the coding sequence ATGACCGAGCGGCGCGAGGCGTCCGACCCGGCCTGTCCCGAGTGTGGCGAGCCGCTGGAGCCGACGGCGGTGGCCTGTCCCAGCTGTGAGGCGGCGCTTCTCAGCGACGAGCAGGCCGAGATGCTCGACGAGCACTTGGCCGAGACCCTGGCGTCGATGGAGTCCGGCGCGCCGACGTGGGCCGTGGCGCTGACGGGGCTCTCGCTCGGCGTCGCCGTCGCGCCGCTCGTGCTGTACGCCGTCGTCATCGTCGCCGGCGGCCTCTCCGTTCCCGTGACCGTCGGCGTCCTGCTCGCCGGCTGGCTCGGCCCGGCCGCGTATCTCTCGCGGCTTCGGAATCCGAGCGAGGTGCTTGCCCGCGGGCTGTATCTCGTCGTCGCCGGCGTGGCCGTGGTCGTGTTCGCGGTCGGCTACGAGGTGTTCCTGGCCGACGGGCCGTCGGTGGTCTCCGAGGGGACCGCGCTCGTGTCGCTCGTGCTCGCGGTGCCGGCCGCGCTCGGGGCGCTTATCGCACGCCGCGCGGCCCGCCGGGCAGACCGGCAGGCCCGCGGCGAGCCGGGACCGCTGCGCGAGCGGTTCGGCCCCGACGACGACGAGCCCGGGAACTGA
- a CDS encoding DEAD/DEAH box helicase — translation MTDGVARGDDAFTALGPAVRSALSERGFTTPTDPQRKAIPTLADGRDALVVAPTGTGKTETAMLPVFDALAESEDRFGIGALYITPLRALNRDMRQRLDWWGETLGLEVDVRHGDTTDYQRQKQADDPPDVLVTTPETLQAMLTGSKLRRALEDVAHVVVDEVHELAAAKRGAQLTIGLERLRELAGRFQRIGLSATVGDPQEVGRFLTGGRSCAIVEVDIGSRLDIEVVRPQVTDRDEELSSTLVTDASTASHVRYIADRIDDHESVLLFVNTRQTAEALGSRFKELGTDLGVHHGSLSKEARIDVEDRFKAGDLDALLCTSSMELGIDVGHVDHVVQYGSPRQVSRLVQRVGRAGHRRDLVSAGTVVTTDADDTLEALAIARQAEAGDVEPAEIHDGSLDTVANQVAGLVMDTGEIRAMRAYEILTRAYPFRDLDESQFKAVVEELAANNVVWLDEDRDTVEKRRGTWQYFYQNLSMIPDEATYDVEDVASGQQVGTLDEKFVVNFATPGEVFVQRGEMWRITNIDEEEEVVTVSPIEDPAGEVPSWVGQEIPVPRAVAAEVGELRRVAGRQLQDGADTEAVARDVATRYAAGPDTVADGLSQVEKHEGPIPDDTTVVVEFHGREVVVNACYGHKINETLGRVLSALLGQRAGSSVAMEVDPYRITLEVPRRITAGDVIEVIEDTDPDHLPALVELSLKNADALKFKLAQVATKFGSLKRWRGRGSTDFGRDRLLAALEDTPMYEEALREVRHEDLAIEATADLLRDIQRGDVALETVGEHTAIGTGGSSSGRELLSPENADASVIQTVKERIQSDRVILLCLHCKEWDRKQQVKRVRDQPSCPQCGSTRIAALNPWAEEVVSAVRTEDKDEEQEKMTERAYRSGSLVQSHGKQAVVALAARGVGPHNAARIINRLREDEDEFYRDILRQEREYARTQSFWG, via the coding sequence ATGACTGACGGGGTCGCTCGCGGCGACGACGCCTTCACCGCGCTCGGGCCGGCCGTCCGCAGTGCGCTCTCGGAGCGTGGCTTCACGACGCCGACGGACCCACAGCGGAAGGCGATTCCGACCCTGGCCGACGGACGGGACGCGCTGGTGGTCGCCCCGACCGGCACCGGAAAGACGGAGACGGCGATGCTACCGGTCTTCGACGCGCTGGCCGAGTCCGAGGACCGATTTGGCATCGGGGCGCTGTATATTACGCCGCTCCGGGCGCTGAACCGCGACATGCGCCAGCGCCTGGACTGGTGGGGCGAGACGCTTGGCCTCGAAGTGGATGTCCGCCACGGTGATACGACGGACTACCAGCGCCAGAAGCAGGCTGACGACCCGCCGGACGTGCTCGTGACGACGCCGGAGACGCTGCAGGCGATGCTCACCGGGTCGAAGCTCCGGCGGGCGCTCGAAGACGTGGCCCACGTCGTCGTCGACGAGGTCCACGAACTCGCCGCGGCCAAACGGGGCGCACAACTGACTATCGGTCTCGAACGGCTCCGGGAGCTGGCCGGCCGGTTCCAGCGCATCGGGCTCTCGGCGACCGTCGGCGACCCACAGGAGGTCGGCCGCTTTCTCACCGGCGGTCGGTCGTGTGCCATCGTCGAGGTCGATATCGGGAGCCGACTCGACATCGAGGTGGTCCGCCCGCAGGTCACCGACCGCGACGAAGAACTGTCGAGCACGCTCGTGACCGACGCCAGCACCGCGAGCCACGTCCGCTACATCGCCGACCGCATCGACGACCACGAGTCGGTCCTGCTGTTCGTCAATACGCGACAGACCGCCGAGGCGCTCGGCTCGCGGTTCAAGGAACTCGGGACGGACCTGGGCGTCCACCACGGCTCGCTGTCGAAAGAGGCCCGAATCGACGTGGAGGACCGCTTCAAAGCGGGCGACCTCGACGCCCTGCTGTGTACCTCCTCGATGGAACTGGGTATCGACGTGGGCCACGTCGACCACGTCGTCCAGTACGGCAGCCCCCGGCAGGTCTCGCGGCTCGTCCAGCGGGTCGGCCGCGCCGGCCACCGCCGGGACCTAGTCTCCGCCGGAACGGTCGTCACCACCGACGCCGACGACACGCTGGAGGCGCTCGCCATCGCCAGACAGGCCGAGGCCGGCGACGTCGAGCCGGCAGAAATCCACGACGGGAGCCTCGATACCGTCGCCAACCAGGTGGCCGGGCTGGTGATGGACACCGGCGAAATCCGGGCGATGCGGGCCTACGAGATACTGACCCGCGCGTACCCGTTCCGGGACCTCGACGAGAGCCAGTTCAAGGCGGTCGTCGAGGAACTGGCGGCGAACAACGTCGTCTGGCTGGACGAGGACCGAGACACCGTAGAGAAGCGCCGCGGGACCTGGCAGTACTTCTATCAGAACCTCTCGATGATTCCCGACGAGGCCACCTACGACGTCGAGGACGTGGCCTCGGGCCAGCAGGTCGGGACCTTGGACGAGAAGTTCGTCGTCAACTTCGCCACGCCCGGCGAGGTGTTCGTCCAGCGCGGGGAGATGTGGCGCATCACGAACATCGACGAGGAGGAGGAGGTCGTGACCGTCTCGCCCATCGAGGACCCCGCCGGCGAGGTCCCCTCTTGGGTGGGTCAGGAGATTCCCGTCCCCAGAGCCGTGGCGGCGGAGGTCGGCGAACTCCGGCGGGTCGCCGGGCGACAGCTACAGGACGGGGCCGACACCGAGGCCGTCGCCCGGGACGTGGCGACGCGCTACGCCGCCGGCCCCGACACCGTCGCCGACGGCCTCTCGCAGGTCGAAAAGCACGAGGGGCCGATTCCGGACGACACGACCGTCGTCGTCGAGTTCCACGGCCGGGAGGTGGTCGTCAACGCCTGCTACGGGCACAAAATCAACGAGACGCTGGGGCGGGTGCTGTCGGCCCTGCTCGGCCAGCGGGCCGGCTCGTCGGTCGCGATGGAGGTCGACCCCTACCGGATTACGCTCGAAGTCCCGCGGCGCATCACCGCCGGGGACGTCATCGAAGTCATCGAGGACACCGACCCCGACCACCTCCCGGCGCTGGTCGAACTCAGCCTGAAAAACGCCGACGCGCTGAAGTTCAAGCTCGCGCAGGTCGCCACGAAGTTCGGCTCGCTCAAGCGCTGGCGGGGCCGGGGGTCGACGGACTTCGGCCGCGACCGCCTGCTGGCCGCGCTGGAGGACACCCCGATGTACGAGGAGGCCCTTCGCGAGGTCCGCCACGAGGACCTCGCCATCGAGGCGACGGCCGACCTGCTGCGGGACATCCAGCGTGGCGACGTGGCGCTGGAGACGGTGGGCGAACACACGGCCATCGGGACCGGCGGCAGTTCCTCCGGGCGGGAACTGCTCTCGCCGGAGAACGCCGATGCGAGCGTCATCCAGACCGTCAAGGAACGCATCCAGAGCGACCGCGTCATCCTCCTGTGTTTACACTGCAAGGAGTGGGACCGCAAACAGCAGGTCAAACGGGTCCGCGACCAGCCGTCGTGTCCGCAGTGTGGCTCGACCCGCATCGCCGCACTCAATCCCTGGGCCGAGGAGGTCGTCTCGGCGGTCCGAACCGAGGACAAGGACGAGGAACAGGAGAAGATGACCGAGCGGGCCTACCGGTCGGGGTCGCTGGTCCAGAGCCACGGGAAGCAGGCGGTGGTCGCGCTGGCGGCCCGCGGCGTCGGCCCGCACAACGCCGCCCGCATCATCAACCGCCTGCGCGAGGACGAAGACGAGTTCTACCGGGACATCCTGCGACAGGAACGGGAGTACGCCCGCACCCAGTCGTTCTGGGGCTAG